The Pseudomonadota bacterium genome has a window encoding:
- the dnaA gene encoding chromosomal replication initiator protein DnaA, with translation MNALLDELDTVLPILKVDRPMTAPIDPAFVPNTHHWDRVQTRLRAELGEDVYTSWFSSAKLESCSQGHVVISVATRFLKHWIEHNFGNRLLELWALETRAGGVAGDKSDKSSKSKGVAGRETEDQQDADRVTATATARDGLLEVDKTLSTQQSSSTRGASSNRDGSTGGTKPCDPVERISIIVRTVGVRKKPSLGPTNDLDLRAAAHAPANTNRSPVGTNTAQTRQSPRSADRLQAARSNDDTSRNPQKLVASLTSRSGAGVSVTGDAGTASGTPLDPRYTFDAFAVGASNQFAYRAALEISNERSVLGCKLLFVRGGVGLGKTHLCQAIAHQLSGSGHRTLYLTAEKFMRDFVISLRTKATVDYKEALSTIDVLVVDDIQFLSGQTIQGEFCHVINTLIDSGKTLIVAADRAPAALDSIDVRMQSRLSSGLVVEIAAMDRTVRLALLERRRAAYKAEGGQAEVSDAVLAKVADLVTTNGRDLDGAFNRIIAEIGLNNVPVTEHTVASVIGFLLSAAEAPRVKIEDIQRATALQFGLTKTDLLSHRRTKQIVGPRQIAMYLSKVMTVRSLPDIGRRFGGRDHTTVLHAVRKIERELETDPALQKTIEALKSAILSQS, from the coding sequence TTGAACGCTTTGCTCGATGAGCTCGACACCGTGCTGCCCATTTTGAAAGTTGACCGACCGATGACTGCTCCAATTGATCCCGCTTTCGTTCCCAACACGCACCATTGGGACCGCGTGCAAACCCGTTTGCGCGCCGAATTGGGTGAAGACGTCTATACGTCTTGGTTTTCTAGCGCCAAGCTTGAGTCCTGTTCGCAAGGCCATGTTGTCATTTCGGTAGCGACACGGTTCCTCAAACACTGGATCGAACACAATTTCGGCAACCGGCTTCTGGAGCTGTGGGCACTGGAAACCCGCGCTGGCGGCGTTGCGGGCGACAAGTCAGACAAATCCTCCAAGAGTAAAGGCGTTGCCGGTCGTGAGACCGAAGATCAGCAGGACGCCGATCGAGTGACCGCGACCGCGACGGCGAGGGACGGTCTATTGGAGGTCGACAAGACGCTCTCGACCCAGCAATCGAGCTCCACAAGGGGCGCATCGTCAAACCGAGACGGTTCGACTGGCGGGACAAAGCCCTGCGACCCCGTTGAACGCATCAGCATCATTGTGCGGACCGTCGGGGTTCGGAAGAAACCGAGCCTGGGCCCCACCAACGATTTGGATCTGCGGGCGGCTGCCCATGCCCCCGCCAACACGAACCGCTCGCCGGTTGGCACAAACACGGCGCAGACCCGCCAGTCGCCCAGGTCTGCCGATCGTCTGCAGGCAGCTCGCTCAAACGACGACACGTCTCGTAATCCACAAAAGCTTGTGGCCAGTCTGACCAGCCGCTCCGGTGCGGGTGTTTCGGTGACGGGCGACGCCGGGACAGCGTCAGGGACGCCGCTTGATCCGCGCTACACCTTTGACGCATTCGCGGTTGGCGCGAGCAACCAATTCGCCTATCGGGCAGCGCTTGAAATCTCCAATGAACGCTCGGTACTTGGGTGCAAACTCCTTTTTGTCCGGGGCGGCGTAGGCCTTGGAAAGACCCATCTTTGCCAGGCGATTGCGCATCAGCTCTCGGGAAGCGGTCACCGCACGCTGTATCTGACGGCTGAAAAATTTATGCGCGACTTCGTGATCTCGCTGCGCACAAAGGCAACCGTCGACTACAAGGAGGCGCTGAGCACCATCGATGTGCTTGTCGTGGATGACATTCAGTTCCTTTCCGGCCAGACCATACAAGGCGAATTCTGTCACGTTATCAATACTCTGATTGACAGCGGTAAGACCCTGATCGTTGCTGCCGACCGGGCTCCGGCGGCCTTGGACAGTATTGATGTGCGCATGCAATCGCGCTTGTCTTCAGGGCTTGTCGTTGAGATTGCCGCGATGGACCGGACTGTGCGCCTTGCCCTTCTGGAACGTAGACGCGCTGCCTACAAAGCGGAAGGAGGGCAAGCCGAGGTTTCCGACGCAGTCCTCGCGAAGGTCGCCGACCTCGTGACCACCAATGGGCGCGATCTGGACGGCGCGTTCAACCGGATCATCGCTGAAATCGGGCTGAACAATGTCCCGGTTACGGAGCACACCGTCGCGTCGGTGATCGGCTTCTTGCTGTCAGCAGCAGAAGCACCCCGCGTCAAAATTGAAGACATTCAGCGCGCGACTGCCTTGCAGTTCGGTTTGACGAAAACCGATCTGCTGTCCCATCGTCGGACCAAACAGATCGTTGGGCCACGGCAGATTGCCATGTATCTGTCCAAGGTTATGACAGTCCGCTCTTTGCCTGACATCGGTCGGCGCTTTGGTGGTCGTGATCATACGACCGTGCTGCACGCGGTAAGAAAGATCGAACGGGAACTGGAAACCGATCCGGCGCTTCAGAAGACCATTGAAGCGCTTAAGAGTGCAATTCTCTCCCAAAGTTAA
- the mutM gene encoding bifunctional DNA-formamidopyrimidine glycosylase/DNA-(apurinic or apyrimidinic site) lyase translates to MPELPEVETVRRGLAPTLEGALIVKAEVRRPDLRFPFPEGLADRLSGARVLALTRRAKYLLLETDRQETFILHLGMSGSYRVVADPVLGQNRDNAPTLAQGASSQQRAVSQPGVFYHKRDMIQTHDHLVLDVQDTKDLRSAVIYNDPRRFGFVLVSPTASLHSHPMLSSLGPEPTGNALTADYLAGALSGKRTPLKTALLDQKIIAGLGNIYVCEALNRARLSPRRLAATLVKKNGQPSDRLRALTTIITEVIAEAIAAGGSSLRDYRQTDGSLGYFQHSFGVYDREHAPCPNAGCRGTVQRIVQSGRSTFYCPTCQR, encoded by the coding sequence TTGCCAGAACTGCCAGAAGTCGAAACGGTCAGGCGAGGACTCGCGCCGACACTTGAAGGAGCGTTGATTGTGAAAGCGGAGGTCCGGCGGCCTGATCTGCGCTTTCCTTTTCCCGAGGGCCTCGCGGACAGGCTCAGCGGGGCGCGGGTGCTCGCCTTGACGCGTCGCGCCAAATATTTGCTGCTCGAAACAGACAGGCAGGAGACCTTCATCCTGCATTTGGGGATGTCAGGCAGCTACCGCGTCGTGGCCGATCCGGTGCTGGGTCAAAACCGCGACAACGCGCCCACCCTCGCGCAGGGAGCCTCCAGCCAACAGCGCGCGGTTTCACAGCCGGGTGTCTTTTACCATAAGCGGGACATGATCCAGACGCACGATCATCTTGTGCTTGATGTTCAAGATACGAAAGACTTGCGCTCCGCTGTGATTTACAACGATCCGCGCCGGTTCGGATTCGTGCTGGTAAGCCCCACGGCATCGCTGCACAGCCATCCCATGCTCTCCAGTCTCGGACCAGAACCGACGGGCAACGCTTTGACGGCGGATTATCTCGCCGGCGCGCTGTCCGGCAAACGCACACCTTTAAAGACTGCTCTTCTCGACCAGAAAATCATTGCCGGTCTAGGGAACATCTACGTGTGCGAGGCGCTCAACCGTGCCCGCCTGTCGCCGCGAAGACTGGCCGCGACGCTGGTCAAGAAAAATGGTCAGCCATCCGATCGCCTTCGCGCCCTGACGACCATCATCACGGAGGTCATTGCCGAAGCGATTGCCGCAGGCGGTTCCTCCTTGCGGGATTATCGCCAAACTGACGGTTCACTTGGCTATTTCCAGCACAGTTTCGGCGTTTACGATCGGGAACACGCCCCCTGCCCCAACGCCGGATGCCGGGGAACGGTGCAACGCATCGTGCAATCGGGCCGTTCCACCTTTTATTGTCCCACCTGTCAGCGCTAG
- the cysK gene encoding cysteine synthase A: MTAFEAIQTKDQRTPGRGQIFGSITDTIGDTPLVRLDKLAKTEGVHANLIAKLEFFNPIASVKDRIGVAMLNALDSQGKLNDDTVLVEPTSGNTGIALAFAAAQRGVRLILVMPESMSIERRKMLALLGAELELTEAAKGMKGAIARADELAASIPGAIIPQQFENPANPQIHRDTTAEEIWNDTRGEIDILVSGIGTGGTITGVSEVLKTRLPNLHVVAVEPEDSPVLSGGNPGPHKIQGIGAGFVPGVLNTSVYDEVAQVSNDEALEAARKIARLEGVPVGISSGAALVAAIRQGQKPENAGKNIVVIIPSFAERYLSTALFEGLA; this comes from the coding sequence ATGACCGCTTTTGAAGCCATTCAGACCAAGGACCAGCGCACGCCCGGCCGGGGCCAAATCTTTGGATCGATCACCGATACCATTGGTGATACGCCGCTTGTGCGCCTCGACAAGCTTGCCAAGACGGAAGGCGTCCACGCCAATCTGATCGCCAAACTGGAGTTCTTTAATCCCATCGCGTCGGTCAAGGACCGGATCGGGGTAGCGATGCTGAACGCGCTCGATTCTCAAGGAAAGCTGAACGACGACACCGTCCTCGTAGAGCCGACCTCCGGCAACACCGGTATCGCGCTGGCGTTTGCCGCCGCGCAACGGGGCGTTCGTTTGATCCTGGTGATGCCCGAGAGCATGTCCATTGAGCGCCGCAAGATGCTCGCGCTTTTGGGTGCCGAGCTTGAACTCACCGAAGCTGCGAAGGGCATGAAGGGCGCGATCGCACGCGCCGATGAGTTGGCAGCATCTATTCCCGGAGCGATTATCCCGCAGCAGTTCGAGAACCCTGCCAACCCGCAGATACACCGCGATACGACCGCAGAGGAAATCTGGAACGATACGCGCGGCGAGATCGATATCCTGGTCTCCGGCATCGGTACCGGGGGTACGATCACCGGCGTATCGGAAGTTCTCAAAACGCGCCTTCCGAACCTCCACGTTGTTGCGGTTGAGCCGGAAGATTCGCCCGTGCTGTCAGGTGGCAACCCTGGTCCGCATAAAATCCAAGGGATCGGCGCTGGTTTCGTGCCGGGCGTTTTGAATACCAGCGTCTACGATGAAGTTGCACAGGTCTCGAACGATGAGGCGCTCGAAGCTGCGCGCAAGATAGCGCGCCTGGAAGGTGTTCCGGTTGGAATTTCATCGGGCGCGGCGTTGGTTGCGGCGATCCGCCAAGGTCAGAAGCCAGAAAATGCGGGCAAAAACATCGTAGTGATTATCCCGAGTTTTGCCGAGCGGTACCTGTCGACAGCGCTTTTCGAAGGGCTTGCGTAA
- the dut gene encoding dUTP diphosphatase: protein MVEVRLKRLAHAEGLPVPSYESDGAAGADLRAAIDGDLSIDPGTHTLVPTGLQIALPPGYEAQVRPRSGLAAKHAVTVLNTPGTIDADYRGEIHVILINHGAQAFMVTRGMRIAQLIVAPVTRAQFSESDRLDETARGAGGFGSTGQT from the coding sequence ATGGTTGAGGTCCGTCTCAAAAGACTGGCGCACGCTGAGGGCTTGCCTGTGCCCAGCTACGAATCTGACGGCGCTGCGGGGGCCGATTTGCGCGCCGCCATCGACGGCGACTTATCAATCGATCCTGGAACGCATACGCTGGTGCCAACCGGTTTGCAGATCGCGCTACCGCCTGGTTACGAGGCGCAAGTTCGGCCCCGGTCAGGGCTCGCCGCAAAACACGCTGTCACCGTGCTCAACACGCCGGGCACCATCGATGCCGACTATCGTGGTGAGATACACGTCATCCTGATCAATCATGGTGCGCAGGCATTTATGGTCACCCGCGGTATGCGCATCGCCCAACTGATCGTCGCGCCCGTGACCCGAGCGCAGTTCTCGGAATCGGACAGGTTAGACGAAACGGCCCGTGGAGCCGGTGGCTTCGGCTCGACGGGTCAGACATAG
- the dnaN gene encoding DNA polymerase III subunit beta, which produces MKFSLDRTPFLRALGRVHRVVERRNTIPILANVLLDAADGALRLKATDLDLEASEIVPAMVEQAGATTVPAHMLYDIVRKLPDGAQVEVDMRGETALLVQAGRARFELQALPKTDFPNLEAGTFSHVFQISSSDLRRLIERTQFAISTEETRYYLNGIYMHAIDGDGGLRLRAVATDGHRLAKSETTAPEGAADMPGVIVPRKTVGELLKLLEGHDGEASVELSETKIRVSLDDIVVTSKLIDGTFPDYARVIPQANDRVLDVDRPAFSSAVDRVSTVASERGRAVKLAMADGRLTLTVINPDSGSATEELMVDYQGDPLEIGFNARYLMDIAGQLETDNARFLLADAGAPTLVQDSDGSDTLYVLMPMRV; this is translated from the coding sequence ATGAAGTTCTCACTTGATCGCACGCCTTTCCTTCGCGCGCTTGGCCGCGTCCATCGCGTTGTCGAACGGCGCAACACCATCCCCATCCTTGCGAACGTGCTGCTGGATGCTGCCGATGGTGCGCTGCGCCTGAAGGCAACCGATCTTGATCTTGAAGCATCCGAGATCGTGCCCGCCATGGTCGAGCAAGCTGGGGCCACAACAGTGCCCGCCCACATGCTGTACGACATCGTTCGTAAGCTACCCGACGGCGCACAGGTTGAGGTCGATATGCGTGGCGAGACCGCGCTTCTGGTCCAGGCTGGACGGGCGCGTTTTGAATTGCAGGCCTTGCCGAAAACGGATTTCCCCAACCTTGAGGCCGGCACGTTTTCACACGTGTTTCAGATCTCTTCCAGTGATCTTCGCCGTTTGATCGAGCGCACGCAATTCGCGATCTCAACGGAGGAAACGCGCTACTATCTCAATGGTATCTACATGCATGCCATCGATGGGGACGGCGGCCTTCGGTTGCGGGCGGTTGCGACCGACGGTCACCGGCTGGCCAAAAGCGAGACAACGGCACCGGAAGGGGCAGCTGACATGCCAGGTGTCATTGTTCCACGAAAGACCGTCGGAGAACTTCTCAAGCTTTTAGAGGGTCACGACGGTGAAGCATCGGTGGAGCTGTCTGAAACGAAGATCCGCGTCAGCCTCGATGATATCGTTGTCACATCCAAACTGATCGACGGCACCTTCCCTGACTATGCCCGCGTCATTCCGCAGGCCAACGACAGGGTGCTCGACGTTGATCGACCTGCGTTCTCGTCCGCAGTTGATCGCGTTTCTACGGTCGCTTCCGAGCGCGGGCGCGCGGTCAAGCTGGCGATGGCAGATGGGCGCCTAACCCTTACCGTGATCAACCCAGACTCCGGTTCGGCGACCGAAGAACTCATGGTGGACTATCAGGGTGACCCACTCGAGATCGGTTTCAACGCCCGCTACCTTATGGATATCGCGGGGCAGCTTGAGACCGACAATGCGCGGTTTCTTCTTGCCGATGCGGGCGCGCCAACCCTGGTCCAGGATTCCGATGGGTCAGACACACTGTATGTGCTGATGCCCATGCGGGTCTAA
- the ubiE gene encoding bifunctional demethylmenaquinone methyltransferase/2-methoxy-6-polyprenyl-1,4-benzoquinol methylase UbiE: protein MTEIGNTFGNRTIDIDDKQPLVDDVFHKVADRYDLMNDLMSGFLHRAWKDAMITKIKPRKSGRPFRAIDVAGGTGDIAFRLARAARGNASIDVVDINASMLAVGEKRAEKLGLSEKVSFIEGNAEALDQPSDHYDAYTIAFGIRNVPRIESALSEAYRVLAYGGRFACLEFSKVDVPGFDALYDAYSDAVIPRMGAMVGGDEESYRYLVESIRQFPNKMRFKTMIEAAGFRRVEAIPFSGGIAVLHTGLKF, encoded by the coding sequence GTGACCGAAATAGGCAACACATTCGGCAATCGCACAATCGATATCGACGACAAGCAGCCGCTTGTGGATGATGTCTTCCACAAGGTCGCCGATCGCTACGACCTTATGAACGATCTTATGAGCGGCTTTCTCCACCGGGCGTGGAAAGATGCCATGATCACGAAGATCAAGCCGCGCAAATCAGGTCGACCATTTCGGGCCATCGATGTTGCAGGCGGAACAGGGGATATTGCTTTTCGCCTGGCGCGGGCTGCGCGAGGCAATGCCTCCATTGATGTGGTCGACATCAACGCATCGATGCTCGCGGTTGGCGAAAAACGTGCCGAAAAGCTGGGATTGTCCGAAAAGGTCAGTTTCATCGAGGGAAATGCCGAAGCGCTTGACCAGCCCTCGGATCACTATGATGCGTACACGATCGCTTTCGGCATTCGCAACGTGCCGCGAATTGAATCGGCGTTGTCCGAGGCGTACCGAGTTTTGGCGTATGGCGGTCGGTTCGCGTGCCTTGAGTTTTCTAAGGTCGATGTGCCGGGCTTTGATGCGCTGTACGACGCTTATTCCGACGCCGTCATTCCGCGAATGGGCGCGATGGTGGGTGGCGATGAAGAAAGCTACCGCTATTTGGTTGAATCGATCCGTCAGTTTCCCAACAAGATGCGCTTCAAGACAATGATCGAGGCAGCGGGTTTCCGGAGGGTTGAAGCCATACCGTTCTCCGGTGGGATCGCGGTTTTGCATACAGGGCTGAAATTCTAG
- a CDS encoding enoyl-CoA hydratase, with the protein MAYETILTDKRDHVLVITLNRPDALNALNAQVMAEVAAALADADTDPRLGASIITGSERAFAAGADIKEMSELTFPDSFAANYAASYEAIAKTRKPVIAAVAGYALGGGCELAMMCDIIIAADSAKFGQPEITLGIIPGIGGTQRLTHAVGKAKAMDLILTGRHMDAKEAESCGLVARVVPVDDLLDTALDAAEKIGELSQASVMMAKEAVNQAAEMPLSAGLVFERRLFQSLFATQDQKEGMEAFTDKRSAQFRNN; encoded by the coding sequence ATGGCATACGAGACTATTCTGACCGACAAACGCGATCATGTTCTGGTTATCACGCTCAACCGACCCGATGCGCTTAATGCGTTAAATGCGCAGGTCATGGCGGAAGTAGCCGCGGCGCTGGCTGATGCGGACACTGATCCACGTCTGGGCGCTAGCATCATCACCGGTTCGGAACGGGCCTTTGCGGCGGGCGCGGATATCAAGGAAATGTCTGAGCTGACGTTTCCGGACAGCTTTGCGGCGAATTATGCCGCAAGTTATGAGGCGATCGCGAAAACGCGTAAGCCGGTCATCGCAGCGGTGGCCGGTTATGCTCTGGGCGGTGGCTGCGAACTGGCGATGATGTGCGATATCATCATTGCGGCTGACAGCGCGAAATTCGGCCAACCCGAGATCACATTGGGCATTATACCAGGAATAGGTGGCACCCAGCGCCTGACCCATGCGGTCGGCAAAGCCAAGGCGATGGATCTCATCCTCACTGGCAGACATATGGATGCGAAGGAGGCCGAGTCCTGCGGACTGGTGGCTCGCGTCGTACCGGTTGACGATCTGCTGGACACCGCACTGGACGCGGCCGAGAAGATCGGCGAACTGTCCCAGGCTTCGGTGATGATGGCAAAGGAGGCGGTCAACCAGGCAGCGGAGATGCCGCTTTCGGCCGGGCTGGTGTTCGAACGGCGCCTGTTCCAGAGCCTGTTTGCTACCCAGGATCAAAAAGAGGGGATGGAGGCTTTCACGGACAAACGCTCTGCGCAGTTTCGGAACAATTGA
- the ubiB gene encoding 2-polyprenylphenol 6-hydroxylase: MFGTIAALYRLARAGFVMAREGVFEGVEVDLTPPPAHVPLRLANMIARKATAKKARADRLSAALERLGPSYIKLGQFLATRPDLVGMSVARDLEKLQDSLPSIPFEQARARIAETLGQPVDQIFESLDPALSAASIAQVHKAMVRDAETGDLKPVAVKVLRPGVDVRFARDLSTFYIAARLLETTTPKLRRLRPIAVVDTLAESMRLELDLRMEAAALAEMGENTRNDDGFRVPKVDWDRSAAQVMTIEWIDGRKLSDIDGIKADGHDLEALGALVMQSFLRHAMRDGFFHADMHPGNLFVEPDGTLVAVDLGITGRLGTAERRFLAEILFGFISRNYKRTAEVHFEAGYVPAHHDVESFAQALRAIGEPIHGRNASQISMGRLLTQLFEVTDLFDMRTQPQLILLQKTMVVVEGVARTLNPNLDIWKTADPVVSDWIRGNLSPVRQVQDVAQSVVTAGRLLSEAPDMMLKLQRIANEFDPENPQGLDAKQRTGQWLWPAAFVLSAVVVAVAIVVR, from the coding sequence ATGTTTGGGACCATCGCTGCGCTCTATAGGCTTGCCCGCGCCGGCTTCGTGATGGCCCGTGAAGGGGTCTTTGAAGGCGTCGAGGTGGACCTGACGCCGCCACCAGCGCACGTTCCGTTGCGCCTTGCAAACATGATAGCCCGGAAGGCGACGGCGAAAAAAGCGCGCGCGGATCGCTTATCGGCCGCCCTCGAACGGCTGGGCCCATCGTACATCAAGCTTGGACAGTTCCTGGCCACGCGCCCCGATCTGGTTGGCATGTCCGTCGCCCGCGATCTGGAGAAGCTCCAGGACTCGCTGCCCTCTATCCCGTTCGAACAGGCGCGGGCGCGCATAGCTGAGACCTTGGGGCAACCGGTTGACCAGATTTTCGAGAGCCTTGATCCAGCCTTGTCTGCAGCCTCGATTGCACAGGTCCATAAGGCCATGGTGCGCGATGCCGAGACGGGCGATCTGAAGCCGGTCGCTGTCAAGGTGTTGCGGCCTGGGGTCGATGTGCGCTTCGCACGTGATCTCAGCACCTTCTACATTGCCGCGCGGCTGCTGGAGACAACAACGCCGAAACTCCGGCGCCTGCGTCCAATCGCCGTTGTCGACACACTGGCAGAAAGCATGCGCCTTGAGCTCGATTTGCGCATGGAAGCGGCCGCACTCGCCGAAATGGGCGAGAACACTCGCAATGACGACGGGTTTCGGGTGCCTAAAGTCGATTGGGACCGCTCAGCCGCGCAGGTAATGACCATCGAATGGATCGACGGGCGCAAGCTATCGGACATAGACGGAATAAAGGCGGATGGTCATGATCTGGAGGCGCTTGGCGCGCTGGTCATGCAGTCCTTCCTGCGGCACGCGATGCGCGACGGCTTCTTTCACGCCGACATGCATCCCGGTAATCTGTTCGTTGAACCCGATGGCACGCTTGTCGCGGTCGATTTGGGGATTACCGGGCGGCTTGGGACGGCAGAGCGGCGCTTCCTCGCAGAGATCTTGTTCGGCTTCATCAGCCGCAACTACAAAAGGACAGCCGAAGTGCATTTCGAGGCCGGTTACGTGCCGGCCCACCATGATGTGGAGAGTTTCGCGCAGGCGCTTCGCGCGATCGGCGAGCCCATCCATGGCCGCAACGCCTCCCAGATCTCCATGGGGCGCCTGCTGACCCAGCTGTTTGAGGTGACCGATCTGTTCGACATGCGCACCCAGCCGCAGCTTATCCTGCTGCAGAAGACCATGGTGGTGGTCGAAGGCGTCGCGCGCACGCTCAATCCCAACCTCGATATCTGGAAAACCGCCGACCCAGTGGTGTCCGATTGGATCCGGGGCAATCTTTCACCCGTCCGCCAAGTCCAGGATGTGGCGCAGTCAGTGGTCACAGCCGGGCGGCTCCTGTCGGAAGCGCCGGATATGATGCTCAAGCTGCAACGCATCGCCAACGAGTTCGATCCGGAAAACCCTCAGGGCCTGGATGCCAAACAACGGACCGGCCAATGGCTCTGGCCGGCAGCCTTTGTGCTGTCAGCGGTGGTTGTCGCTGTGGCGATTGTGGTCAGGTGA
- the rpsT gene encoding 30S ribosomal protein S20 has product MANTPSAKKAVRRIARKTEVNRDRKSKMRSYIRRVDEAIASGDHSAAVAALKDAQPLIVRAANKGIVHKNAASRKISRLASKVKAMEA; this is encoded by the coding sequence ATGGCCAACACACCATCCGCCAAAAAGGCGGTGCGCCGCATCGCGCGCAAAACTGAAGTCAACCGCGACCGCAAATCCAAGATGCGCAGCTACATCCGCCGCGTCGACGAAGCTATTGCCTCAGGAGATCACAGCGCAGCGGTTGCGGCGCTCAAGGACGCACAACCATTGATTGTCCGTGCGGCCAACAAGGGCATCGTTCACAAAAATGCGGCATCACGCAAGATTTCGCGGCTCGCCAGCAAAGTAAAGGCGATGGAGGCTTGA
- the coaBC gene encoding bifunctional phosphopantothenoylcysteine decarboxylase/phosphopantothenate--cysteine ligase CoaBC, translating to MLIEQTLSGRTILLIITGGIAAYKTPDLVRRLRERGARVRVVMTKGAQSFISAMTLGAVSGQPVFTELWDRDAEQDIGHIRLAREADLIVIAPATADFLAKMANGLADDLASTVYLAAKAPVMVAPAMNPAMWAHSATQRNVRTLRGDDIHFIGPESGEMAESGETGLGRMAEPMDIALGVEAHFAKPREESPLWGQHVLITAGPTYEPIDPVRTIVNRSSGKQGYALAQAAYAAGATVTLVSGPTSLDAPHGVTVRSVQTAREMLVAVEETLPADIGIFAAAVADWRVAEASSSKIKKDGSGTPPTLTLAENPDILASVAKSAQRPKLLIGFAAETDDVEANAMAKLKRKGCDMIVANDVSPDTGIMGGDANTISLITPDGVERWPTMGKLDVAEKLIGIMAGQIAHG from the coding sequence ATGCTGATCGAACAAACCCTCTCTGGCCGTACCATTCTGCTGATCATCACTGGTGGGATTGCGGCCTACAAAACGCCTGATCTTGTCCGGCGTCTGCGCGAGCGCGGCGCGCGTGTCCGGGTGGTCATGACGAAAGGTGCGCAGAGTTTCATCAGCGCGATGACGTTGGGTGCGGTTTCGGGCCAACCGGTCTTCACAGAACTCTGGGATCGCGATGCCGAGCAGGATATCGGCCATATCCGCCTCGCCCGAGAAGCCGATCTGATCGTGATCGCCCCTGCGACCGCCGACTTCCTTGCCAAGATGGCGAACGGGCTCGCGGACGATCTCGCGTCAACGGTCTATCTGGCGGCAAAAGCACCCGTCATGGTCGCGCCGGCCATGAACCCGGCGATGTGGGCCCATTCGGCGACGCAGCGCAACGTCCGGACCCTTCGAGGCGATGACATTCATTTCATTGGGCCGGAATCCGGGGAAATGGCGGAGTCCGGCGAAACGGGCCTTGGTCGGATGGCTGAGCCGATGGATATTGCCCTAGGTGTCGAGGCGCATTTCGCAAAGCCACGCGAAGAAAGCCCCTTGTGGGGCCAGCATGTGTTGATTACCGCCGGTCCGACGTATGAGCCGATTGATCCGGTCCGCACGATCGTCAATCGCTCGTCGGGCAAGCAGGGTTACGCGCTGGCTCAGGCCGCTTATGCGGCGGGCGCGACGGTAACGCTGGTATCCGGTCCCACCAGCCTCGACGCGCCCCACGGCGTGACCGTGCGAAGCGTGCAGACAGCGCGCGAGATGCTCGTGGCGGTGGAAGAAACGCTTCCCGCCGATATCGGGATTTTTGCAGCGGCGGTTGCCGATTGGCGGGTCGCCGAAGCGAGCTCCAGCAAGATCAAGAAGGATGGGTCTGGCACACCGCCAACGCTGACGCTTGCCGAAAACCCCGATATTCTGGCGTCGGTCGCCAAGTCCGCGCAGCGCCCGAAGCTGTTGATTGGTTTCGCCGCAGAAACGGACGATGTTGAGGCCAACGCTATGGCCAAGCTCAAACGCAAGGGCTGCGACATGATCGTCGCCAACGATGTGTCTCCGGATACGGGAATCATGGGCGGGGACGCCAACACCATATCCCTCATCACGCCTGACGGCGTCGAACGCTGGCCGACCATGGGAAAATTGGATGTGGCCGAGAAACTGATCGGCATCATGGCGGGTCAGATTGCCCATGGTTGA